The DNA region CGAAGGCGGCACGGCGCGCAGAGCCGCGCGGGTGGCGATGATGATCGTCGGCAGGGTCATCAGCGTCAGCACCAGGCCACCGACCAGCGAAGCCGAGCGCGGCAGGCCGATGAAGTTGATGAAGACGGAAAGGCCGAGCAGACCGTAGACGATCGACGGGACGGCGGCGAGATTGTTGATGTTGACCTCGATCAGGTCCGTCAGCCTGTTCTTCGGCGCAAACTCCTCGAGATAGATCGAGGCGGCGACGCCGATCGGCAGCGACAGAACGAGCACGATCAGCATCAAGTAAAGCGAGCCGATGAGGGCAACGCCGAGGCCGGCGGCCTCCGGGCGGCTGGAATTGCCGTTGACGAAGAGGCCGCTGTTGAATTGCTTCTGGAGAACGCCGCCCGCCTTCATCTGGTTCATCCAGTTGACCTGCTTGTCGTTGACCTTGCGGTTCTTCTCATCGACGGAAAGATCGATCTGGCCCTTGTTGGCACTGTCAATATTGGCATCAGCGAGCAGGGTGACATTGACCGTCTTGCCGATGATCGAGGGATCGGCGACGACCAGATCGCGCAGCTGGATCGGCGCGCTCTTGGAGAGCATGGCGGTTGCATCGCGCACATCCGGACGGCTCGATGCATTGATGTTCAGCTGCTTGACGATCGCGTCGCGCAGCAGAACCGGATAGTTGGCGGCGATCAGCACCGAAGGATCGGTCGCCCGCTTGCCGTTCGGATCGATCGTCTTTTCGGCGAATTCGATCGGCAGGGTGATCGTCGTCTGCTGGAAGGCGGTGTAGCCTTTGCCGATCACCGTCCACAGCAGGACGAAGAGAAAGATGAGGCCGAAGGCAATGGCGGCGATGCCGTAGGCCTGGAACCGGCGCTCGGCGGCATAGCGGCGCTTGATGCCGATGTCACGGCGGGCAGGCGCCTTGGAAACGGTGACACCGACGGCGGGAGAAACAATGTTCGTCATTCGTACTGCTCCCGATATTTGCGCACGATGTAGAGCGCATAGATGTTGAGGCTAAGCGTGATGCAGAACAGCGTGATGCCAAGCGCAAAGGCGACCAGCGTCTGCGGCGAGGTGAACTCGAGG from Rhizobium sp. NLR16a includes:
- the pstA gene encoding phosphate ABC transporter permease PstA — encoded protein: MTNIVSPAVGVTVSKAPARRDIGIKRRYAAERRFQAYGIAAIAFGLIFLFVLLWTVIGKGYTAFQQTTITLPIEFAEKTIDPNGKRATDPSVLIAANYPVLLRDAIVKQLNINASSRPDVRDATAMLSKSAPIQLRDLVVADPSIIGKTVNVTLLADANIDSANKGQIDLSVDEKNRKVNDKQVNWMNQMKAGGVLQKQFNSGLFVNGNSSRPEAAGLGVALIGSLYLMLIVLVLSLPIGVAASIYLEEFAPKNRLTDLIEVNINNLAAVPSIVYGLLGLSVFINFIGLPRSASLVGGLVLTLMTLPTIIIATRAALRAVPPSIRAAALGLGASKMQMVFHHVLPLAMPGILTGTIIGLAHALGETAPLLLIGMVAFVANAPTTPLEPSTALPVQVYMWANEAERAFVERTSGAIIVLLLFLIVMNMGAILLRRRFERRW